The following coding sequences lie in one uncultured Mailhella sp. genomic window:
- a CDS encoding energy-coupling factor transporter transmembrane component T, with amino-acid sequence MKLERFLPDEQGAPQSGFDVRARMVVTLLASAATIVVGSFEGQAVLFAASLAYALSVRRLRALAVAYAALALMMGIAAACSWGVSRAVSGMPFSPESLVVPFLRSAVMLNVVLPLALASRIQALLTALKGLRLPFCVYLPGAVMIRFIPTFMNDVRQVAETLKIRGCSLGPGEMFRHPLMMLRLLLAPLLFRSLRTSEELGIAAELKGLEAGGRFVPFRRPQWTARDTALVVLAVAVVAAALYCHARWGSASSPAMH; translated from the coding sequence ATGAAACTGGAACGTTTTTTGCCGGATGAGCAGGGAGCCCCGCAGAGCGGGTTCGACGTGCGCGCCCGCATGGTCGTCACGCTGCTGGCGTCTGCGGCGACGATTGTCGTCGGCTCCTTCGAGGGGCAGGCGGTGCTGTTTGCCGCATCGCTGGCCTACGCGTTGTCCGTGCGCCGTCTTCGCGCGCTGGCCGTGGCCTATGCGGCCCTCGCGCTCATGATGGGCATTGCCGCCGCATGTTCGTGGGGCGTGTCCCGCGCTGTTTCCGGCATGCCGTTTTCTCCGGAAAGCCTTGTGGTGCCTTTTCTGCGCAGCGCGGTCATGCTGAACGTGGTACTGCCTCTGGCGCTCGCTTCCCGCATTCAGGCGCTGCTCACCGCGTTGAAGGGGCTGCGCCTGCCGTTCTGCGTGTATCTGCCGGGCGCGGTTATGATCCGTTTCATTCCCACGTTTATGAACGACGTTCGGCAGGTGGCCGAAACGCTGAAGATTCGCGGATGCAGCCTCGGCCCGGGAGAAATGTTCCGGCATCCGCTCATGATGCTGCGTCTTCTGCTGGCGCCGCTGCTCTTCCGCTCTCTGCGCACGTCCGAGGAACTGGGCATTGCCGCCGAGCTCAAGGGGCTTGAGGCGGGCGGGCGCTTTGTGCCTTTCCGACGCCCACAGTGGACTGCGCGCGACACTGCGCTGGTTGTTCTGGCCGTGGCCGTCGTTGCGGCAGCCCTGTACTGTCACGCGCGCTGGGGAAGCGCCTCGTCGCCCGCCATGCACTGA
- a CDS encoding TonB-dependent receptor — translation MKKTTMTWTAFSTVLLACALLPAPLALAEETVKAGDVYVTATRVEKELQQVPMSVTVMTAEDVRRSGARTVGELLEDVPGVQVQNDGSQGLKRISIRGEDAFRTLVLIDGQKISEHKSMSGSPMLIDASRIERIEVIKGPASVLYGSDAIGGVVNIITKKGGEKPVEGEVWTGFSGASRGFSEGMAVRGNLDGFKYSLSGSHSDQGNIHTPEGELDNTNFRQTDASAFLSYDFSEHFTVGAGLDYYKGAFNSTSMKDNGNGNRFFVRVPKWARTKYYLFAEGKDISEYLARVRFDAYYQKNEKDMRNYVGQASGPGSTSMNGRPVSYASADVVMDNFAHNIIRSRGISLQTDWQLGADHYLIAGYELNYDRLNSDGRTYLNNRISMSPVMSILINKTTDKYYDGNQLNQSLFASMESQLPWNLALTYGVRWTHVRTELTRGEEVSNPYTGTMQMGGMKRPMFDYSGAVEKRALGDDTNSRPVFNVGLVWTGIEDLALRASWAQGFRVPNLTEKYIGTAMGGGTIYGNPNLDPETSNNFEIGARYNHGALDLDLAFFYSIADNYIASVPVSSGSSVYTYTNVADATTFGSELSAGYRFSTPFGDVTPYASLTWMRRQYDDGNGWKTYDTATPEWVGRYGVRYAKALAEDLDFRADVYGRSQSATVYRSSSGSSNYDLGGFTTANIALGFDFGPEKQFSLLTEVLNIFDKRYQYNTAILEPGLHANVKLSYRF, via the coding sequence ATGAAGAAGACGACAATGACCTGGACGGCGTTTTCGACCGTGCTGCTTGCCTGTGCGCTGCTTCCGGCCCCGCTGGCCCTGGCGGAAGAGACCGTGAAGGCGGGCGACGTGTACGTGACCGCGACGCGTGTGGAGAAGGAACTGCAGCAGGTGCCCATGAGCGTGACGGTGATGACCGCCGAGGATGTGCGCAGATCCGGCGCGCGCACCGTGGGCGAACTGCTGGAGGACGTGCCCGGCGTGCAGGTGCAGAACGACGGCTCGCAGGGCCTGAAGCGCATTTCCATTCGCGGCGAGGACGCCTTCCGCACGCTGGTGCTCATCGACGGGCAGAAGATTTCCGAGCACAAGTCCATGTCCGGCTCGCCCATGCTCATCGACGCCTCGCGCATTGAACGCATCGAGGTCATCAAGGGACCGGCGTCGGTGCTGTACGGTTCCGACGCCATCGGCGGCGTGGTGAACATCATTACGAAGAAGGGCGGCGAAAAGCCCGTGGAAGGCGAGGTGTGGACCGGATTCAGCGGCGCGTCCCGGGGCTTTTCCGAGGGTATGGCCGTGCGCGGCAATCTGGACGGCTTCAAGTACAGCCTGTCCGGCTCGCATTCCGATCAGGGAAACATCCACACGCCTGAAGGCGAGCTGGACAACACGAATTTCCGCCAGACCGACGCGTCCGCCTTCCTGAGCTACGACTTTTCCGAACATTTCACCGTGGGCGCGGGGCTCGACTACTACAAGGGCGCGTTCAATTCCACGTCCATGAAGGACAACGGCAACGGCAATCGCTTCTTCGTCCGTGTTCCCAAGTGGGCGCGCACCAAGTACTACCTGTTTGCGGAAGGGAAGGACATCAGCGAATATCTGGCCCGCGTGCGCTTCGACGCCTACTATCAGAAGAACGAAAAGGACATGCGCAACTATGTGGGGCAGGCGAGCGGGCCCGGCAGCACCAGCATGAACGGCAGACCCGTTTCCTACGCCTCCGCCGACGTGGTCATGGACAACTTTGCGCACAACATCATCCGCAGCCGCGGCATCTCGCTGCAGACGGACTGGCAGCTCGGCGCGGATCACTATCTCATCGCCGGGTACGAGCTGAACTACGACAGGCTCAATTCCGACGGCAGAACCTATCTGAACAACCGCATTTCCATGTCCCCGGTCATGAGCATTCTCATCAACAAGACCACGGACAAATACTACGACGGCAATCAGCTCAATCAGTCGCTGTTCGCCTCCATGGAAAGTCAGCTGCCCTGGAATCTGGCGCTCACCTACGGCGTGCGCTGGACGCATGTGCGCACCGAGCTGACGCGCGGCGAAGAAGTTTCCAATCCCTACACCGGCACGATGCAGATGGGCGGCATGAAGCGGCCCATGTTCGACTATTCCGGCGCGGTGGAAAAGCGCGCGCTCGGCGACGACACGAATTCCCGCCCCGTGTTCAACGTGGGACTCGTGTGGACGGGCATTGAAGATCTGGCGCTGCGCGCAAGCTGGGCGCAGGGCTTCCGCGTGCCGAACCTGACGGAAAAATACATCGGCACGGCCATGGGCGGCGGCACCATTTACGGCAATCCGAATCTGGATCCTGAAACATCCAACAACTTTGAAATCGGCGCCCGCTACAATCACGGCGCGCTGGATCTCGATCTTGCCTTCTTCTATTCCATTGCCGACAACTACATAGCCTCCGTGCCGGTGAGTTCCGGCAGCAGCGTCTATACCTACACCAACGTGGCCGACGCCACCACCTTCGGTTCGGAACTTTCGGCAGGCTATCGTTTTTCCACCCCGTTCGGCGACGTGACCCCCTACGCCTCGCTGACCTGGATGCGCCGTCAGTACGACGACGGCAACGGCTGGAAAACCTACGATACCGCCACTCCCGAGTGGGTGGGCCGATACGGTGTCCGCTACGCGAAGGCCCTGGCCGAAGACCTGGATTTTCGCGCCGACGTGTACGGCCGCAGCCAGTCCGCCACGGTGTATCGCTCCTCTTCCGGCAGCAGCAACTACGATCTCGGCGGTTTCACCACGGCCAACATTGCCCTCGGCTTCGACTTCGGCCCGGAAAAGCAGTTTTCGCTGCTCACCGAGGTGCTGAACATCTTCGACAAGCGTTATCAGTACAATACGGCCATTCTTGAACCCGGTCTTCACGCCAACGTGAAGCTGAGCTACCGGTTCTGA
- a CDS encoding MotA/TolQ/ExbB proton channel family protein, which translates to MNWSEIYDAIGPAGVVLAAVACAGVYLAIKSYAFLFFVWRDFRRTFPELENEERSGECMSYEGDNPLICIVRDIVQTHSGHSEDIRAEIAYLFHRNFEQLTREICYLRLISVLSPLLGLLGTILGMVTVFQTIGENAAPDTAMLANGIWEALITTIMGLCVAIPALMVYYFLMLRFKGFHIEVVEYSYRALDFCQKRKGGRPRGEDDDV; encoded by the coding sequence ATGAACTGGTCGGAAATATACGACGCCATAGGCCCGGCGGGCGTGGTGCTTGCGGCGGTGGCGTGCGCGGGCGTGTACCTTGCTATTAAAAGCTATGCGTTTTTGTTTTTTGTCTGGAGAGATTTTCGCCGCACCTTTCCCGAGCTGGAAAACGAGGAGCGGAGCGGAGAGTGCATGAGCTACGAGGGCGACAATCCGCTCATCTGCATCGTGCGCGACATCGTGCAGACGCATTCCGGCCATTCGGAAGACATCCGGGCGGAAATCGCCTATCTCTTCCATCGCAATTTCGAGCAGCTCACCCGCGAGATATGCTATTTGCGGCTGATTTCCGTGCTGTCGCCGCTTCTGGGGCTGCTCGGCACCATTCTCGGCATGGTCACGGTGTTTCAGACCATCGGGGAGAACGCAGCCCCCGACACGGCCATGCTGGCCAACGGCATATGGGAGGCGCTCATAACCACCATCATGGGGCTGTGCGTGGCCATACCCGCGCTCATGGTCTATTATTTTCTGATGCTGCGTTTCAAGGGCTTTCATATCGAGGTGGTGGAATACAGCTATCGGGCGCTGGACTTCTGCCAGAAGCGAAAGGGCGGCAGGCCCCGCGGAGAGGACGACGATGTTTAA
- a CDS encoding potassium transporter TrkG: MTLWNIIYLVGIMIACVGVMQILPLALSVGFGDGHAASLALTCAASVLFGLLLVRAGSRKRRTILSNSEALACVGLCWIAATCAGALPYVSTGFMNPVDAWFESVSGFTTTGSSILSDIEALPQSLLFWRSLTQWCGGMGIIVLSLAVLPHLGVGGMQLYRAEVPGPTPDKLAPRIQDTAKILWSGYCVLTAVMVVCLMMAGMNVLDAVNHAFATLATGGFSTKNASAAAFSPAVQWIIIVFMFLAGINFTLHFRFISGRWNAYSKSEECRFFVLLCAVLTLLTAGFLYVENMASVQSFSDAEKLLRGAMFQIVSLLTSTGFVSENYSLWPLGTMPMLLFAVFVGGCVGSTAGGFKIMRIMVLGKVLRREFFSMLHPRGVYTIKFQDRPLSEKIISGSGVFFITYMLMLFLCTGLLLCWNIDFLTSFSAVLTCLSNAGPGFGRVGAVDNFGWMPQAVKMILSFCMLAGRLEFYALLILLHPSLWRKPGGL, from the coding sequence ATGACGCTCTGGAATATCATCTACCTTGTCGGCATCATGATCGCCTGCGTCGGCGTCATGCAGATCCTTCCTCTGGCGCTTTCCGTCGGTTTCGGCGACGGGCACGCGGCTTCTCTTGCGCTGACCTGCGCGGCGTCCGTGCTGTTCGGCCTTCTTCTGGTGCGCGCAGGGAGCAGAAAACGCCGCACCATACTCAGCAACAGCGAGGCGCTGGCCTGTGTGGGCCTGTGCTGGATAGCCGCCACCTGCGCCGGAGCGCTTCCCTATGTGTCCACGGGATTCATGAACCCCGTGGACGCCTGGTTTGAATCCGTTTCAGGCTTTACCACGACGGGGTCTTCCATTCTTTCCGATATCGAGGCCCTGCCGCAGAGTCTGCTGTTCTGGCGCAGTCTCACGCAGTGGTGCGGCGGCATGGGCATCATCGTGCTGTCTCTGGCCGTGCTTCCGCATCTCGGCGTCGGCGGCATGCAGCTCTACCGGGCCGAAGTGCCCGGCCCCACGCCGGACAAGCTGGCTCCCCGGATTCAGGATACCGCCAAGATTCTGTGGAGCGGCTACTGCGTTCTTACCGCCGTCATGGTCGTGTGCCTGATGATGGCGGGAATGAATGTTCTTGACGCGGTCAATCATGCCTTTGCCACGCTGGCCACGGGAGGATTTTCTACGAAGAATGCTTCGGCGGCGGCGTTTTCTCCGGCCGTTCAGTGGATCATCATTGTTTTCATGTTTCTGGCCGGAATCAACTTTACTCTGCATTTTCGTTTTATCTCGGGAAGATGGAACGCCTACAGCAAAAGCGAGGAATGCCGTTTCTTCGTGCTGCTCTGCGCTGTGCTTACGCTGCTTACCGCAGGCTTTCTGTATGTGGAGAATATGGCCTCCGTTCAGTCTTTTTCCGATGCGGAAAAACTGCTGCGCGGCGCGATGTTCCAGATAGTGTCGCTTCTCACCAGCACCGGTTTCGTCAGTGAGAACTACAGCCTGTGGCCTCTCGGCACGATGCCGATGCTGCTGTTTGCCGTTTTCGTCGGCGGATGCGTGGGCTCCACCGCCGGCGGATTCAAAATCATGCGCATCATGGTTCTGGGAAAGGTGCTGCGCCGTGAGTTCTTTTCCATGCTGCATCCGCGCGGGGTGTACACCATCAAATTTCAGGACAGGCCTCTTTCGGAAAAGATCATTTCCGGCAGCGGCGTCTTCTTCATTACCTACATGCTCATGCTGTTTCTGTGTACGGGCCTGCTTCTTTGCTGGAACATCGACTTTTTGACGAGCTTTTCCGCCGTGCTGACGTGCCTTTCCAATGCCGGACCGGGGTTCGGCCGTGTGGGAGCCGTGGACAACTTCGGATGGATGCCGCAGGCCGTCAAAATGATTCTTTCCTTCTGCATGCTTGCGGGGCGTCTGGAATTTTACGCGCTTCTGATTCTGCTTCATCCCTCGCTCTGGCGAAAGCCGGGAGGGCTGTAA
- a CDS encoding MptD family putative ECF transporter S component, whose amino-acid sequence MTRFLSRWSAQELVVVGVFAAASKVSTLLIALAGGGMNPVSLAGKNLVFTTLLVVMLCKVRRPGTLMLFTVINMLVSMLLLGASVTLLPPMLIGALAGEAAMWPGRDKAGAGNAVLGAAVFDAVGKALSLGVSWLFMRENPAMMVMVIPFVAIGYLGSVGGLFSGVKAVRELRHAGIIRQ is encoded by the coding sequence ATGACTCGATTTCTTTCCCGATGGAGCGCGCAGGAACTTGTGGTCGTCGGCGTGTTCGCCGCGGCGTCCAAGGTGTCCACGCTGCTGATAGCGCTTGCGGGCGGCGGCATGAATCCCGTCAGTCTCGCGGGCAAGAATCTTGTGTTCACCACGCTGCTTGTGGTCATGCTCTGCAAGGTGCGCAGGCCGGGCACGCTGATGCTGTTCACCGTCATCAACATGCTCGTCAGCATGCTGCTGCTCGGCGCCAGCGTCACGCTGCTGCCGCCCATGCTGATCGGCGCGCTGGCGGGCGAGGCGGCCATGTGGCCGGGCAGAGACAAGGCGGGCGCAGGCAACGCCGTGCTCGGCGCGGCCGTGTTCGATGCCGTGGGCAAGGCCCTTTCCCTCGGCGTTTCCTGGCTGTTCATGCGCGAGAATCCGGCCATGATGGTCATGGTGATTCCCTTTGTCGCCATCGGCTATCTGGGCTCGGTGGGAGGACTTTTTTCCGGCGTGAAGGCCGTCAGGGAGCTGCGTCATGCGGGCATCATTCGTCAGTAG
- the hutX gene encoding heme utilization cystosolic carrier protein HutX, whose protein sequence is MKDERASSNLAESVAAALEQRKPWMLSSLAGMFNVTEKQAAQVLPEGMCAFASGGDFAGIWEALGEWEKATFIVQHEGHVFEVSGRIPAGSPGNGYCNLAAGEALGGHIRADLIADIAFLSLPFMGLESHSVQFFDGRGGVAFAVYAGREHHRILPSVRAAFFALRRKMTGV, encoded by the coding sequence ATGAAGGACGAGCGCGCATCATCGAATCTGGCCGAGAGCGTGGCGGCTGCCCTTGAACAGCGGAAGCCGTGGATGCTTTCCTCGCTGGCCGGGATGTTCAACGTTACGGAAAAGCAGGCGGCGCAGGTGCTGCCCGAAGGCATGTGCGCCTTTGCCTCCGGCGGGGATTTTGCCGGCATATGGGAGGCGCTCGGCGAGTGGGAAAAGGCGACGTTCATCGTGCAGCACGAAGGGCACGTGTTTGAAGTTTCCGGGCGCATTCCTGCGGGCTCGCCGGGAAACGGATACTGCAATCTTGCCGCAGGCGAAGCCCTCGGCGGGCACATCAGGGCCGATCTCATTGCGGACATCGCCTTTCTTTCTCTGCCCTTCATGGGGCTGGAGAGCCATTCCGTGCAGTTTTTCGACGGGCGGGGAGGCGTGGCGTTTGCCGTGTACGCGGGGCGGGAACATCACCGTATTCTGCCCTCGGTGCGCGCGGCGTTCTTTGCGCTTCGCCGGAAAATGACCGGCGTGTGA
- a CDS encoding flavodoxin family protein: MKTLVVYSSRTGNTKKVAQAMAEVMPGCELLPVEEAPSSVDQYDVVAVGYWVDRGMPDAATRAWLEGVRNARLAFFGTLGAWPDSDHARECMAHGEALALEPARGNVVLGSWLCQGRVDPKVLEIMARMAGDVHPMTEERKARIAEAARHPDDEDCRCAQAFICRFLER, encoded by the coding sequence ATGAAAACGCTTGTGGTGTATTCCTCACGAACCGGAAACACGAAAAAGGTGGCGCAGGCCATGGCCGAGGTCATGCCCGGATGTGAGCTTCTTCCCGTGGAGGAAGCGCCTTCGTCCGTGGATCAGTACGACGTGGTGGCCGTGGGCTACTGGGTGGACAGGGGCATGCCCGACGCCGCAACCCGCGCCTGGCTCGAAGGCGTGCGCAACGCCAGACTGGCCTTTTTCGGCACGCTGGGCGCGTGGCCCGATTCCGATCACGCGAGGGAGTGCATGGCGCACGGCGAAGCGCTGGCGCTGGAGCCTGCGCGCGGCAACGTCGTGCTCGGTTCCTGGCTCTGTCAGGGGAGGGTGGATCCGAAGGTGCTGGAAATCATGGCCCGCATGGCGGGCGACGTGCATCCCATGACCGAGGAGCGGAAGGCGCGCATTGCGGAGGCGGCCAGACATCCCGACGACGAGGACTGCCGCTGCGCGCAGGCGTTCATTTGCCGCTTTCTGGAACGGTAG
- a CDS encoding ATP-binding cassette domain-containing protein, with protein sequence MICFENVTYTYPFSDRPAVRDVSFRVRPGELVLVSGPSGCGKSTLMRLANGLCPGCFRGEMKGRVLVNGRSTGETPVREISRSVGTLFQDPEQQFFALGVEDELAFVHEWRGLPAEATREKVRRAAESFGLCGVLHQAVHELSEGQKQKVGLASILSQEPKALALDEPSANLDPEATAELARKLRTLKESGMAVLVVDHRLYWLEGVADRVLIMKNGEICAMGNFALLEDEGLRRGCGLRECRVEDMRAQLPEESAPADAGLRAEGLFFAYRGSRPLFDGASFSLGPGVTAVIGDNGAGKTTLARLLTGLNKAQSGRFFLHGRELSSGELLRRASIVLQNADHQLHMRTVAEEIAVSLRLADRQRRASGGGKAEREVPASELLELFGLSALAERHPQSLSGGEKQRLVIACALAKSPEVLILDEPTSGLDGGNMQRIARALDALAEKGVCVLVITHDLELMKRSCSRALRLPFRPSGEAARADQAKEAL encoded by the coding sequence ATGATATGCTTTGAAAATGTTACCTACACCTATCCGTTTTCCGACAGGCCCGCCGTGCGCGACGTCAGTTTCCGCGTGCGCCCGGGGGAACTTGTGCTGGTTTCCGGGCCGAGCGGATGCGGCAAGAGCACGCTCATGCGCCTGGCCAACGGTCTGTGCCCCGGCTGCTTCCGGGGCGAGATGAAGGGGCGGGTGCTGGTGAACGGCCGCAGCACCGGCGAGACGCCCGTCCGGGAGATTTCCCGCAGCGTGGGCACGCTTTTTCAGGATCCGGAACAGCAGTTTTTCGCGCTCGGCGTGGAGGATGAGCTTGCCTTTGTCCACGAATGGCGGGGCCTGCCCGCCGAAGCGACCCGGGAAAAGGTGCGGCGCGCTGCGGAATCCTTCGGTCTTTGCGGCGTGCTGCATCAGGCCGTGCATGAGCTTTCCGAAGGGCAGAAGCAGAAGGTGGGGCTTGCGTCCATACTTTCCCAGGAGCCGAAGGCCCTTGCGCTCGATGAGCCTTCGGCCAATCTTGACCCCGAAGCCACGGCGGAGCTGGCGCGGAAACTGCGCACGCTCAAGGAAAGCGGCATGGCCGTGCTTGTGGTCGATCATCGTCTCTACTGGCTCGAAGGCGTGGCCGACCGCGTGCTGATCATGAAGAACGGCGAGATCTGCGCCATGGGCAACTTCGCCCTGCTTGAGGATGAAGGGCTCCGGCGCGGCTGCGGACTGCGCGAGTGCCGCGTGGAGGATATGCGCGCCCAGCTGCCGGAAGAGTCCGCGCCCGCCGACGCCGGACTGCGCGCGGAGGGGCTTTTTTTTGCCTACCGGGGGAGCAGGCCTCTGTTTGACGGCGCGTCCTTTTCTCTCGGGCCCGGCGTGACGGCCGTCATCGGCGACAACGGTGCGGGAAAGACCACGCTGGCCCGTCTGCTGACGGGGTTGAACAAGGCGCAGTCGGGGCGCTTCTTCCTGCATGGCCGGGAACTTTCTTCCGGGGAGCTTCTGCGCCGGGCGAGCATCGTGCTGCAGAACGCCGATCATCAGCTGCACATGAGAACCGTGGCCGAGGAGATCGCCGTCAGTCTTCGCCTTGCCGACCGGCAAAGGCGCGCATCCGGCGGCGGGAAGGCAGAGAGGGAAGTCCCAGCGTCGGAACTTCTGGAACTTTTCGGACTTTCCGCGCTGGCCGAAAGGCATCCGCAGTCGCTCTCCGGCGGGGAAAAGCAGCGCCTTGTCATTGCCTGCGCCCTGGCCAAGAGTCCCGAGGTGCTCATTCTCGACGAGCCGACCAGCGGCCTTGACGGCGGCAACATGCAGCGCATTGCCCGGGCGCTGGACGCTCTTGCGGAAAAGGGCGTCTGCGTGCTGGTGATTACCCACGATCTTGAACTTATGAAACGTTCCTGTTCACGCGCGCTTCGTCTGCCGTTTCGCCCTTCCGGGGAAGCGGCGCGCGCCGATCAGGCGAAGGAGGCATTATGA
- the hutW gene encoding heme anaerobic degradation radical SAM methyltransferase ChuW/HutW: protein MSAAIERFDRERIDSEEPRLNGAAFSAPQSDDWSVERYFAREDADPLSRAFDGKIAVHPGVGGRLVAPQEREARLEALLDEPRRGDSVAYIHVPFCETHCLYCGFYNRGYSREESARYVDALVRELRLWEGRAAQSQGPVHAVYLGGGTPTALESGDLERLLRAVRGHLPLANDCEITVEGRLHNFGPEKMEACLAGGANRFSLGVQSFNTKIRQTMGRLAPREEVFRRLERLKSYNQAAVIVDLIFGFPMQSMEVWLDDIAAACSAGLDGMDCYQLNVYDRTPLGRAIREGKLPPAADIPQQAAMFAAAVDVLEKAFYRRLSLTHWARTSRERNLYNLKVKGSANCLAFGPGAGGNLAGWFYMNESRYQTWLDAVSAGQKPVATLVRPDAHFYFFRAVAAALEQGWMDLADMENTFRLSLRTWLEPLLEQWGRAGLVELRGEKMVLTLAGQFWQVNISQLMQDFLKHELEKATKQ, encoded by the coding sequence ATGAGCGCCGCCATAGAACGGTTTGATCGGGAACGGATTGATTCCGAAGAGCCTCGCCTGAACGGCGCGGCGTTTTCCGCTCCGCAGTCGGACGACTGGAGCGTGGAGAGGTATTTTGCGCGGGAGGACGCCGATCCGCTTTCCCGCGCGTTTGACGGCAAGATAGCCGTGCATCCCGGCGTGGGCGGAAGGCTGGTTGCGCCGCAGGAGCGGGAGGCGCGTCTTGAGGCGCTGCTCGACGAGCCCCGCCGGGGCGACAGCGTGGCGTACATTCATGTGCCGTTCTGCGAAACGCATTGTCTGTACTGCGGCTTCTACAACCGGGGCTATTCCCGGGAGGAGAGCGCGCGTTACGTGGACGCGCTTGTTCGGGAGCTTCGGCTCTGGGAGGGGCGCGCGGCGCAGAGTCAGGGGCCGGTGCATGCCGTGTACTTGGGCGGCGGCACGCCCACGGCGCTGGAGAGCGGCGATCTTGAACGTCTGCTCAGGGCCGTGCGCGGGCATCTGCCGCTTGCCAACGACTGTGAGATCACCGTGGAAGGGCGGCTGCACAACTTCGGTCCGGAAAAAATGGAAGCCTGTCTTGCGGGAGGCGCGAATCGTTTTTCGCTCGGCGTGCAGAGCTTCAATACGAAGATACGGCAGACCATGGGGCGTCTGGCCCCGCGGGAAGAGGTGTTCCGCAGGCTGGAGCGCCTGAAGAGCTACAATCAGGCCGCCGTGATCGTGGATCTCATTTTCGGTTTTCCCATGCAGAGCATGGAAGTGTGGCTGGACGACATTGCCGCCGCCTGTTCCGCCGGGCTCGACGGCATGGACTGCTATCAGCTCAACGTGTACGACCGGACGCCGCTCGGCCGGGCCATACGGGAAGGCAAACTTCCTCCCGCAGCGGACATTCCGCAGCAGGCGGCCATGTTCGCCGCGGCCGTGGATGTTCTGGAAAAGGCGTTTTACCGTCGGCTCTCGCTCACGCACTGGGCGCGCACCAGCCGGGAGCGCAATCTGTACAATCTCAAGGTGAAGGGCAGCGCGAACTGTCTGGCCTTCGGGCCGGGCGCGGGAGGGAATCTCGCGGGCTGGTTCTACATGAATGAGAGCCGGTACCAGACGTGGCTGGACGCAGTGAGTGCCGGACAAAAGCCCGTGGCGACGCTGGTTCGGCCGGACGCGCACTTTTACTTTTTTCGCGCCGTGGCTGCGGCCCTGGAACAGGGCTGGATGGATCTTGCCGACATGGAGAACACGTTCAGGCTGTCGCTCCGAACCTGGCTGGAACCGCTTCTGGAGCAGTGGGGCCGCGCCGGACTGGTGGAGCTTCGCGGGGAAAAGATGGTGCTCACGCTTGCCGGGCAGTTCTGGCAGGTGAACATTTCCCAGCTCATGCAGGATTTTCTCAAGCACGAGCTGGAGAAGGCAACGAAACAGTGA